From one Trifolium pratense cultivar HEN17-A07 linkage group LG1, ARS_RC_1.1, whole genome shotgun sequence genomic stretch:
- the LOC123919881 gene encoding protein MOR1 isoform X3 codes for MSEEEKLLKEAKKLPWEDRLAHKNWKVRNEANIDLASLCDSITDPKDPRIREFGHFFKKTVADSNAPVQEKALDALIAYLRAADADAGRFGKEVCDAVVAKCLTGRPKTVEKAQAVFLLWVELEAVDAFLDAMEKAIKNKVAKAVVPAIDVMFQALSEFGSKIVPPKRILKMLPELFDHQDQNVRASSKGLTLELCRWIGKDNVKSILFEKMRDTMKKELEAEVVNVTGTAKPSRKIRSEQDKEPEQETISEVVGPGPAEESGADAPQEIDEYELVDPVDILTPLEKSGFWDGVKATKWLERKEAVGELTKLASTKRISPGDFSEVCRTLKKLITDVNIAVAVEAIQAIGNLARGLRTHFSASSRFLLPVLLEKLKEKKPTMTEALSQTLQAMHKAGCISLVDIVEDVRTATKNKVPLVRSLTMNWVTFCIETSNKAIITKVHKDYVPICMECLNDGTPEVRDAAFSALAAIAKSVGMRPLERSLEKLDDVRRKKLSEMISGSEDAVPGGSSTASVQNTRASASSAETSEGAGKRSAASMLSGKRPVQAVPVAKKGGVVKSGANKKVDGVSQKAAKTIEAPEDVEPTEMGLEEIESRIGSLIQSDTIALLKSAVWKERLEAISSLKQQVEGLQNLDQSVEILIRLLCTLPGWGEKNVQVQQQVIEVTTHIASTATKFPKKCVVLCLSGLCERVADIKTRAHAMKCLTTFCEAVGPGFIFERVYKIMKEHKNPKVLSEGILWMVSAVEDFGVSLLKLKDLIDFLKEIGLQSSAAATRNASIKLLGVLHKFVGPDIKGFLTDVKPALLSALDTEYEKNPFEGASAVPRKTVRASDSSSSLVAGGLDSLPREDISGKVTPTLLKSFESPDWKVRMESVDAVNKILEEANKRIQSTGTGDLFGALRGRLNDSNKNIVMATLTTIGNVASAMGQAVEKSSKGILSDILKCLGDNKKHMRECVLNTLDSWLAAVHLDKMVPYVAIALVDSKLGAEGRKDLFDWLSRQLSGLSSFTEAAQLLKPASSAMADKSSDVRKAAETCINEILRVSGHEMIEKIVKDIHGPALTLVLEKIKPYGGFQESFESARAASVSVTSKGATKVGKSTASGVSKPGNRSVSSRVGVIKGAKSEPISVQDIAVQTQALLNINDSNKVLLAEVFIKHYLNSSKDVWFNCQSSCMQEDRERLVVRRFKFEDPRIEQTQDLESDMRRYFREDLHKRLLSQDFKKQVDGLEILQKALPSIVKEVIEVLDILLRWFVLQFCKSNTTCLLKVLEFLPELLDSLKDDGYSLTESEVAIFLPCLVEKLGHNIEKVREKMRELTKQFVVVYSASKCFPYILEGLRSKNNRTRIECADLVGFILDHHGAEINGQLKSLQIVASLTAERDGDIRKAALNALATGYKILGEDIWRFVGKLTDAQKSMLDDRFKWKVREMEKKKEGKPGEARAILRRSVRENGPDVAEQSGEMARSLAGPLLRRNYAQPDSNIERQLMSRPVAVASTPTDWNEALDIISFGSPEQSVEGMKVVCHELAQATSDPEGSAMDELEKDADRLVSCLANKVAKTFDFSLAGASSRSCKYVLNTLMQTFQNKRLAHAVKESTLDSLITELLLWLLDDNVPRMDDGSQLLKALNVLMLKILDNADRTSSFVVLINLLRPLDPSRWPSPAPNESLATRNQKFSDLVVKCLIKLTKVLQSTIYDVDLDRMLQSIHLYLQDLGMEEIRRRAGADDKPLRMVKTVLHELVKLRGAAIKGHLSMTLAAARMLTASGPGGPNHWSDSATNNSAAGIHSADAQLKQELAAIFKKIGEKQTCTIGLYELYRITQLYPEVDIFDQLQNASEAFRTYIREGLAQMAKNAAAGRTPSSMPMPTPPPASLNISSPDFAPLSPVNANALNEAKLNVKTEPTNFNLPPSSYNEENRAVNAFASRVLSSDYAGVTSGTLDAIREKMKSMQLAAAAGSTDSGARPLTSVNDNMNHALPHSQIPLPSEHVGTENTLQGGVHPMDEKALSGLQARMERLKSGSLEPL; via the exons GATGCAATGGAGAAAGCGATAAAGAACAAAGTTGCTAAAGCGGTGGTGCCTGCAATAGATGTTATGTTTCAAGCTTTAAG TGAATTTGGATCTAAAATTGTGCCCccaaaaagaattttgaagatGCTTCCGGAACTCTTTGATCACCAAGATCAAAATGTTCGTGCATCCTCTAAAGGGTTGACTCTTGAACTTTGTCGCTGGATCGGTAAAGATAATGTAAAATCAATCTtgtttgagaaaatgagagacaCAATG AAAAAAGAGTTGGAAGCGGAAGTTGTAAATGTTACCGGAACAGCAAAGCCAAGTCGTAAAATAAG ATCTGAGCAAGACAAGGAACCTGAACAGGAAACTATATCTGAGGTTGTGGGTCCTGGCCCTGCTGAAGAATCTGGGGCTGATG CTCCTCAAGAAATAGATGAATATGAGCTTGTTGATCCTGTTGATATTTTGACTCCTCTGGAGAAATCAGGATTTTGGGATGGAGTG AAAGCTACCAAATGGCTTGAACGGAAGGAGGCTGTTGGTGAGCTAACGAAACTTGCATCAACCAAAAGAATTTCCCCTGGTGATTTTTCTGAAGTTTGTCGGACCTTAAAGAAG CTTATTACAGATGTGAATATTGCTGTTGCTGTTGAAGCTATCCAGGCCATTGGCAATCTTGCTCGTGGATTAAGAACCCATTTTTCTGCGAGTTCTCGTTTTTTATTGCCTGTTTTACTT gaaaaattgaaagagaaaaaaccTACAATGACCGAGGCATTGTCTCAGACTCTTCAAGCGATGCACAAAGCAGGATGCATTAGCCTTGTTGATATTGTTGAAG ATGTTAGGACAGCCACAAAAAACAAAGTTCCTCTTGTGCGATCATTAACAATGAACTGGGTTACATTTTGCATTGAAACAAGTAACAAGGCTATTATTACGAAGGTGCATAAGGATTATGTTCCAATCTGCATGGAG TGTCTAAATGACGGAACTCCTGAAGTTAGGGATGCTGCCTTTTCTGCACTGGCAGCAATAGCAAAG TCGGTTGGCATGCGACCTCTTGAGAGGTCATTGGAGAAACTTGATGATGTTAGAAGGAAAAAGCTTTCAGAAATGATTTCAGGTTCTGAAGATGCTGTGCCTGGTGGTTCTTCCACAG CTTCTGTGCAAAATACACGTGCAAGTGCATCTTCTGCAGAG ACTTCTGAAGGAGCTGGCAAAAGGTCAGCTGCAAGTATGCTTAGTGGAAAGAGACCTGTTCAGGCAGTG CCCGTCgccaagaaagggggggttgtAAAGTCTGGTGCAAACAAAAAAGTAGATGGAGTTTCACAAAAGGCTGCAAAAACGATTGAAGCACCCGAAGATGTTGAG CCCACTGAGATGGGTCTTGAAGAGATTGAAAGCCGAATAGGTTCTCTTATACAGTCAGATACCATCGCTCTATTAAAAAGTGCTGTGTGGAAGGAGCGTCTTGAAG CCATTTCTTCGCTGAAACAGCAAGTTGAAGGCTTACAGAACCTTGACCAATCTGTAGAAATATTGATTAGATTACTGTGCACGTTGCCTGGTTGGGGCGAGAAAAATGTTCAG GTTCAACAGCAGGTTATTGAAGTTACCACTCATATAGCTTCAACTGCAACTAAATTCCCAAAGAAGTGTGTAGTACTTTGTCTTTCGG GACTATGTGAGCGTGTAGCAGATATTAAGACACGTGCACATGCTATGAAATGCCTCACTACATTTTGTGAAGCAGTTGGTCCAGGATTCATTTTTGAAAGA GTCTATAAGATCATGAAGGAGCATAAGAATCCTAAGGTTCTTAGTGAGGGAATTTTGTGGATGGTTTCTGCTGTTGAGGATTTTGGTGTATCTCTTTTAAAGCTTAAG GATTTAATTGATTTTCTTAAAGAAATTGGTCTGCAGTCAAGTGCAGCTGCTACTAGAAATGCATCAATTAAACTCTTGGGTGTTCTGCATAAATTTGTTGGTCCAG ACATAAAAGGGTTTCTCACCGATGTTAAGCCTGCACTGCTGAGTGCTCTTGACACCGAATACGAGAAGAACCCATTTGAG GGTGCATCTGCAGTTCCCAGAAAAACTGTCAGGGCATCAGATTCATCCTCATCCTTGGTGGCTGGTGGGCTGGATAGCTTGCCTCGTGAAGATATTAGTGGAAAGGTTACTCCGACTCTCTTGAAGAGTTTCGAAAGCCCTGATTGGAAG GTTCGTATGGAGTCTGTTGATGCTGTAAACAAAATACTGGAAGAGGCTAATAAGCGCATTCAATCAACTGGAACTG GTGATTTATTTGGCGCTCTTAGGGGACGGCTCAATGATAGCAACAAAAACATAGTCATGGCTACCTTGACAACAATTGGTAATGTTGCATCTGCAATGGGTCAAGCTGTTGAGAAGTCAAGCAAA GGCATTCTGTCGGATATATTGAAATGTCTTGGGGACAATAAGAAGCACATGAGAGAATGTGTACTGAATACTCTTGACTCTTGGCTTGCTGCTGTTCATCTTGATAAAATG GTTCCTTATGTTGCAATTGCTTTGGTGGATTCTAAACTTGGCGCTGAAGGGCGTAAAGATCTTTTTGATTGGTTATCCAGGCAACTTTCTGGGTTAAGTAGTTTTACTGAAGCTGCTCAACTTCTGAAGCCAGCCTCTTCTGCAATGGCT GATAAATCCTCTGATGTTCGCAAGGCGGCAGAGACTTGTATTAATGAGATACTTAGAGTTAGTGGGCATGAAATG ATTGAAAAGATTGTTAAAGACATTCATGGACCAGCACTGACACTTGTTCTTGAGAAGATAAAACCATATGGAGGTTTTCAAG AGTCATTCGAGTCAGCCAGAGCAGCTTCAGTGAGTGTAACATCGAAAGGTGCTACAAAGGTTGGGAAATCAACTGCAAGTGGTGTTTCAAAACCTGGAAATAGATCTGTATCTTCG AGAGTCGGGGTAATAAAGGGTGCCAAGTCGGAACCAATATCTGTTCAAGATATAGCAGTCCAAACTCAGGCCTTGCTAAATATCAATGATTCAAATAAGGTATTGTTGGCCGAAGTATTTATCAAACATTACTTAAATTCTTCAAAAGATGTATGGTTTAACTGTCAATCGTCTTGCATGCAGGAAGATAGAGAGAGATTGGTTGTTCGAAGGTTTAAGTTTGAAGATCCACGAATTGAGCAAACTCAAGATCTTGAG AGTGATATGAGGAGGTATTTCAGAGAGGATTTACATAAGAGACTCTTAAGTCAAGATTTTAAGAAGCAAGTTGACGGACTTGAAATTCTGCAGAAG GCACTTCCATCCATTGTTAAGGAAGTTATAGAAGTTTTGGATATTCTCTTGAGGTGGTTTGTGTTGCAGTTCTGCAAATCAAACACAACATGTCTATTAAAG GTGCTGGAATTTCTTCCTGAACTGCTTGACAGTTTGAAGGATGATGGGTACTCTTTAACAGAGTCTGAAGTGGCAATTTTTCTTCCTTGCCTTGTAGAGAAG TTAGGGCATAACATTGAGAAAGTACGTGAAAAAATGCGGGAGCTGACTAAACAATTTGTTGTGGTATATTCCGCATCCAAATGTTTCCCTTATATATTGGAAGGGTTGCGCTCTAAGAACAACCGGACTCGAATTGAATGTGCTGATCTTGTAGGATTTATTCTTGATCATCATGGGGCTGAG ATTAATGGGCAGCTGAAATCATTGCAAATTGTTGCAAGTTTAACGGCTGAACGTGATGGGGATATTAGGAAAGCTGCATTAAATGCACTTGCCACCGGTTATAAGATTCTAG GTGAGGACATATGGAGATTTGTTGGGAAACTAACAGATGCTCAAAAAAGCATGTTAGATGATAGATTTAAGTGGAAG GTCCGTGAGatggaaaagaaaaaggaaggaaaGCCAGGGGAAGCGAGGGCTATTTTACGGCGTTCTGTCAGGGAAAATGG GCCTGATGTCGCAGAGCAAAGTGGAGAAATGGCTAGATCTCTTGCTGGTCCATTATTGAG GAGAAATTATGCTCAACCAGATAGTAACATTGAGAGACAATTGATGTCTCGTCCTGTGGCTGTTGCCAGTACCCCCACTGATTGGAATGAAGCACTAGACATTATTTCTTTCGGTTCTCCCGAGCAG TCAGTTGAAGGAATGAAAGTTGTTTGCCATGAGTTAGCTCAGGCAACTAGTGATCCAGAAGGCAGTGCTATGGATGAACTTGAGAAAGATGCAGACAGGCTAGTTTCATGCCTTGCAAATAAG GTTGCAAAAACTTTTGACTTCAGTTTGGCTGGAGCTTCATCGCGGTCCTGTAAATATGTGCTCAACACGCTCATGCag ACTTTTCAAAATAAAAGATTAGCACATGCTGTAAAAGAGAGCACTCTTGACAGTCTCATTACCGAGCTTCTTCTGTGGCTATTGGATGATAATGTTCCTCGTATGGATGATGGTAGCCAGTTGTTGAAAGCACTGAATGTATTGATGCTTAAGATTCTT GATAACGCAGATCGAACATCATCTTTTGTTGTCCTAATTAATCTCTTACGTCCACTAGATCCATCGAGGTGGCCTTCACCAGCGCCAAATGAGTCACTTGCTACCAGAAATCAGAAGTTTTCTGATCTGGTTGTGAAATGCCTTATAAAGCTTACAAAG GTTCTTCAGAGCACCATCTATGATGTTGACCTCGATCGCATGCTTCAAAGCATCCATCTATACTTGCAAGACTTGGGAATGGAGGAAATTAGGAGAAG GGCTGGTGCGGATGACAAACCATTGCGAATGGTGAAAACTGTTCTGCATGAACTTGTTAAGCTTCGTGGTGCAGCAATAAAGGGTCATCTTTCAATG ACTCTGGCTGCTGCAAGAATGTTGACTGCATCTGGCCCCGGGGGACCAAACCATTGGAGTGATTCAGCAACCAATAATTCAGCAGCTGGAATACATTCTGCTGATGCTCAGTTGAAG CAAGAGTTGGCTGCAATATTTAAGAAGATTGGGGAGAAGCAAACTTGCACAATTGGACTATATGAACTTTATCGGATTACTCAATTGTACCCAGAG GTTGACATATTTGATCAGCTTCAAAATGCTAGTGAGGCATTTCGCACTTACATCAGAGAAGGTCTTGCCCAG ATGGCGAAAAATGCTGCAGCTGGAAGAACTCCGTCAAGTATGCCAATGCCTACTCCTCCACCAGCATCTTTAAATATATCTTCCCCAGATTTTGCGCCACTCTCTCCTGTAAATGCAAATGCGTTGAATGAAGCTAAATTAAATGTGAAAACTGAACCAACAAATTTCAATCTACCCCCATCATCATATAATGAGGAGAATAGGGCTGTGAATGCCTTTGCATCGAGAGTGTTAAGTTCTGACTATGCCGGAg TAACAAGTGGGACATTGGATGCAATTAGAGAGAAAATGAAGAGTATGCAATTAGCAGCTGCGGCTGGGAGTACAGATTCTGGTGCTAGGCCATTGACAAGTGTTAACGACAACATGAACCATGCACTTCCTCATAGTCAGATTCCTCTTCCATCGGAACATGTTGGAACTGAGAATACTTTGCAAGGTGGGGTACATCCTATGGATGAGAAAGCTTTGTCAGGGCTTCAAGCACGTATGGAAAGACTGAAGAGTGGATCCCTTGAACCTCTTTAG